TGGATAAGGCAAATGCCAACCTGTAGGCAATCAAGTTGTTTCTGCAGGGCACTTCCCTCTTCTGCCGATAAATACCACTGGCCCTCATTGCTGAGTGAAGCTCTATGAACCTCTCCTGGTTTAGGGTGCTGCCAGATTCACAAATCATTGTTTGTGCAGATCaactctgctaaatttaatttgcccgaagtttttcttttaacaatggGGTGACTGGTTTTGAAAACAGAAGGCAGACTTTACACAGTTGTTGAAATATGGTAAAGATGTCCTTAAGGACAGGTCAGAAGGCAACAGATTGCAGCAACTGAAACTCCAAACAGTTAAGTGACCTGCCCCAAATCAAACAGCTGGTCCACAGTGCGGGGAGGCTCTTGACCCTCACACACTTCTTAGCCACGATCTTAAACTGCCCCTTAGAAAAGAAATCCAAGTGTACAGGTTTCAAATCAGAGGATTTTCAACTAAGAGGAGTTCCAAGACAGGCTAACTAGAAACAACAGATTCATTAAATGATGTCTTTTACTAAAAACATTATAAACTTTTAATAAGAGCAGAGGCCCACAATGAAGCTCAAACTAACTTCCTTTGAAAGGAAATTGCCATTGCTCTATCCAGAGAAGTATATCACACCTATTACCACTGCATACTCGAGGCTAGAGATCAGGCATACTCTAACGTAAGATTAAAAAAATCCTTGTGCTTTaagctttgttttcttatttagatTAGAACATAATGGTACTCACAGTATTAAGAATGTAATGACTTAAAAAGTCACTATACTATCTATCACTGAGCAATGCAATGTGAAAAGATAATATTCTGTCCTCTCTTGCCCTTAGAAATTAAGCTCAGCAGGGTGAAGTAAAGTTCATGAATCCAGAAGATGGACTGACAAAACCTTTCCAACCAGTTGGTTCCCATTCCCCTCCACCATCCGACCCTAAGGCTACAGATCAACTATATACAACATGTATGTATAGTTCCTATATACATGTGATTCTCAGACACCATTTAGAgccctatttaaaataaaacaatctgcAGAGAATGGACTTACGTAATTGCAACATTGCTCCCATCTATAACAATGTGCTTCAAATCTGTTCTCCCtggttcattttttaattccagCTTGTAGGGTACTTTTAGAGTATCTCGAAATCTTTGAACTCCAGTAACTGAGGAATCAATATGATCAGAAGGTCCTGCCGACCTTGCATCAGTAACTGAAGGTAACAGCTGGGGCAGTGGCATTGGTGGAGAAAGGGTTGAACAATTTGGCTTAGAATGAGGAGAACTACAACATCCTAAACGTTTTTCACAGGCAGATTTCATATTATTTGGAAGCAAGGGTTCTGGCTGCTGGTGTAAACCATTTTCAGGAAAAACTGGAACTCTGGGCTGGTGACTTGAAGCTCCCCTTGAAACAAAATTGACTTCTTTGGGACTTGAAGAGGCAACAGAAGGTGAAAGGCCATCAGTTTCAGGGTCTATGTTACAAACATAGTTCTGGTTTGAACCCCAGACTTCATGTTTCTGTTCTACTGGCACTGTTCTGAAAGTATTAATTCTGCAATTTGAGGTACATGGTTTAGCTTCCACTTTGAATGGTAACTGAGAAAATTTTTCTGCCATATTTTGCTGTGCGTGAGTCTGTGTTTTCTTTGGAGTGGAATCAGTTGTAAGctcatttgtgctgctataaacacccttatttttggttttgttggtcTCTGGATACATTGTACCAGCTGAAAATTCTCTGTCTTCTTggaatcttttattttctttttcaatttcctCTAAGAGCAATAATGGTTCAGTAGATGGTCCATACACCTTAATGACTTTTTCAACAATTTCTTGGGAATAGCCcatggttttaaaaaagtttacGAGGATGTTGTATTCCATTTCCTCAGTAGTTTCTTTTATATCTGGACTTAAATTTTCAGAATCAGTAGAAGAATCAGATAGGTCAGCTATTACATTTCCAGCCAATGTCTTAGCATCATGTAAAATCTCCCCCTCCTgaacattttccaaagaaaactgCTTCTTGGTATGCCTTTCTTCAGAATCAGAAAATCTCCTTTTCTGACAAATTCTCTCATTGGAAAGTGCCTCTTCATCTGGGGTTAGACCATTTATTGGATCAAAAAGCACATCTGGTGAGCTAGAAAGGACTGTGTCCATTTGTTTTGTAAGCTCAGAAACAGGAGTCCCAGCTttatttcttgcctcttcctgCAAAACACTTTCATCTCTGGAAATATTCAGCCCTGTGGCAGCATTCTGTGTAAACTCTGTTTGTTGAGAATCTCTAATTTCAATAACATCATCATCTCCTGTTTCAAAGAGATTCTCCTCACCTTGTGTGAGTGTCAAAAGTTCTTTTTTCAAGGAAGTGGGCAAAATCAACAAATCCATTGTGTAATTGTCTGCATGGGCTTCAACAAATTGTTTGAATTCCCTTTTCACCTCTGATTCTTTCTGACTACTGGGTAGGTTCTCTTTATTTTCAAAGAGCTTTACAAACTGTTGAATGTGACTCCTAGCCATGACCACGGCCTCAGCACTTCCTCTGATGCCAagaaggccaatgtccagaatgcaGAGGTCAGCACAAGTATCCTGAATCAAGCTTTTCAGAAACAGGCTCTCTGCCCCAACAAAAATGCAGTGCATGTCTTTGGGGTAACATTCTCTTTCTTCTAGTTCAGGTTCACAGATTCCTTTAATATATTCctgtaaagagaaaataagaaattaggtCAATTTACAAAAGTTCCTTATAGCACATAATAAATTACACATGCAACTACAAATGTCAGgtcaattttataaaaatcacaagcatgTCTGTAATTTTGAACAAAACGtcatgttttaaataaaacattgaaaGTAACAGATAGAAGTTGCTTAAATCATCTTTAGAGGAACCGAAAAATTTTCATCCAAATCTAAAAGGTGGGTATTTTGTAACATTTTATGCAATGTGATCTTATGGATTTGCTGAGCTACACAGTGAATAATCCCAAGGATGGATTTATCTACATCTCTAATGAAAAGACATCTTTGCTTGCTACCAGTAATGTATTACTTCCATGACATAATCAAGAGAGAAATAATCAAATCAAGTGACTGACTAGAGAACAAATCTTGACTTTTGATACTATTACCCTTGGTTTCCAGATTTCTTGAAGGTATAAAGaatcacattaattttttttttgttttcaaagcaaAAGCAAGCTTATTAAGAAGCAAGAATAAcattaacaaaatttttttttttttccagttggttGAAACAATCTATCTCCTGTAtgattttttgtctgttttctaaaGAAAACCAGACTGTTAAATTAAATGCAGATCTAATAGAACAAGTGAATGCTGGACAGTATTGCTGTTCTCAGATGCTGGTATTGAAAGGAGGCTGAAATGAGGCAAGAAAGGGAACTGAGTTCTCTTAGCAATTAGTTGCTACTGGAGTCAGAAGTATGAATCAAGCAgacaagcaaacacacacacaggaacatAT
This genomic window from Macaca mulatta isolate MMU2019108-1 chromosome 20, T2T-MMU8v2.0, whole genome shotgun sequence contains:
- the N4BP1 gene encoding NEDD4-binding protein 1 isoform X2 yields the protein MHCIFVGAESLFLKSLIQDTCADLCILDIGLLGIRGSAEAVVMARSHIQQFVKLFENKENLPSSQKESEVKREFKQFVEAHADNYTMDLLILPTSLKKELLTLTQGEENLFETGDDDVIEIRDSQQTEFTQNAATGLNISRDESVLQEEARNKAGTPVSELTKQMDTVLSSSPDVLFDPINGLTPDEEALSNERICQKRRFSDSEERHTKKQFSLENVQEGEILHDAKTLAGNVIADLSDSSTDSENLSPDIKETTEEMEYNILVNFFKTMGYSQEIVEKVIKVYGPSTEPLLLLEEIEKENKRFQEDREFSAGTMYPETNKTKNKGVYSSTNELTTDSTPKKTQTHAQQNMAEKFSQLPFKVEAKPCTSNCRINTFRTVPVEQKHEVWGSNQNYVCNIDPETDGLSPSVASSSPKEVNFVSRGASSHQPRVPVFPENGLHQQPEPLLPNNMKSACEKRLGCCSSPHSKPNCSTLSPPMPLPQLLPSVTDARSAGPSDHIDSSVTGVQRFRDTLKVPYKLELKNEPGRTDLKHIVIDGSNVAITHGLKKFFSCRGIAIAVEYFWKLGNRNITVFVPQWRTRRDPNVTEQHFLTQLQELGILSLTPARMVFGERIASHDDRFLLHLADKTGGIIVTNDNFREFVNESVSWREIITKRLLQYTFVGDIFMVPDDPLGRSGPRLEEFLQKEVCLRDMQPLLSALPNVGMFDPSFRVPGTQAASTSHQPPTRIQGAPSSHWLPQQPHFPLLPALPNLQQNLPMPAQRSSAETNELREALLKIFPDSEQRLKIDQILVAHPYMKDLNALSAMVLD
- the N4BP1 gene encoding NEDD4-binding protein 1 isoform X1, which encodes MAARAVLDEFTAPAEKAELLEQSRGRIEGLFGVNLAVLGALGAEEPLPARIWLQLCGAQEAVHSAKEYIKGICEPELEERECYPKDMHCIFVGAESLFLKSLIQDTCADLCILDIGLLGIRGSAEAVVMARSHIQQFVKLFENKENLPSSQKESEVKREFKQFVEAHADNYTMDLLILPTSLKKELLTLTQGEENLFETGDDDVIEIRDSQQTEFTQNAATGLNISRDESVLQEEARNKAGTPVSELTKQMDTVLSSSPDVLFDPINGLTPDEEALSNERICQKRRFSDSEERHTKKQFSLENVQEGEILHDAKTLAGNVIADLSDSSTDSENLSPDIKETTEEMEYNILVNFFKTMGYSQEIVEKVIKVYGPSTEPLLLLEEIEKENKRFQEDREFSAGTMYPETNKTKNKGVYSSTNELTTDSTPKKTQTHAQQNMAEKFSQLPFKVEAKPCTSNCRINTFRTVPVEQKHEVWGSNQNYVCNIDPETDGLSPSVASSSPKEVNFVSRGASSHQPRVPVFPENGLHQQPEPLLPNNMKSACEKRLGCCSSPHSKPNCSTLSPPMPLPQLLPSVTDARSAGPSDHIDSSVTGVQRFRDTLKVPYKLELKNEPGRTDLKHIVIDGSNVAITHGLKKFFSCRGIAIAVEYFWKLGNRNITVFVPQWRTRRDPNVTEQHFLTQLQELGILSLTPARMVFGERIASHDDRFLLHLADKTGGIIVTNDNFREFVNESVSWREIITKRLLQYTFVGDIFMVPDDPLGRSGPRLEEFLQKEVCLRDMQPLLSALPNVGMFDPSFRVPGTQAASTSHQPPTRIQGAPSSHWLPQQPHFPLLPALPNLQQNLPMPAQRSSAETNELREALLKIFPDSEQRLKIDQILVAHPYMKDLNALSAMVLD